A genomic stretch from Streptomyces sp. NBC_00341 includes:
- the rfbB gene encoding dTDP-glucose 4,6-dehydratase codes for MKVFVTGGAGFIGSQYVRAMLAGEYAGYEDAEVTVFDLLTYAGTTANLPLGHERLTFVQGDIRDEAALEEALPGHDVVVHFAAESHVDRSVTGAVPFASTNVVGTQQLLDSCARYDVATVLCVSTDEVYGSIETGSWDEHEPLQPNSPYAASKAGSDLLALACRRTHGLDIRLTRCSNNYGPYQNAEKLIPLFITNLLRGRPVPLYGDGRNVREWLHVADHCTALQLVLTDGEPGEVYNIGSGVEVTNVSIARRLVELCGADPSLIQRVADRKGHDLRYSLDFSKITKLGFTPAIEFTAGLESTVEWYRAHPERWPAPAG; via the coding sequence GTGAAAGTTTTTGTCACAGGCGGAGCCGGCTTCATCGGCTCGCAGTACGTGCGGGCGATGCTCGCCGGCGAGTACGCCGGGTACGAGGACGCCGAGGTCACCGTCTTCGACCTGCTCACCTACGCGGGCACCACGGCGAACCTGCCGCTCGGGCACGAGCGGCTGACCTTCGTCCAGGGGGACATCCGGGACGAGGCCGCCCTGGAGGAGGCACTGCCCGGGCACGACGTGGTGGTGCACTTCGCCGCCGAGTCGCACGTGGACCGGTCGGTCACCGGCGCGGTCCCGTTCGCCTCGACCAACGTGGTCGGCACCCAGCAGCTCCTGGACAGCTGCGCCCGGTACGACGTGGCGACCGTGCTGTGCGTGTCCACGGACGAGGTGTACGGCTCCATCGAGACCGGATCGTGGGACGAGCACGAGCCGCTGCAGCCCAACTCGCCGTACGCGGCGTCCAAGGCCGGCAGCGACCTGCTGGCCTTGGCCTGCCGGCGCACCCACGGCCTGGACATCCGGCTCACCCGCTGCTCCAACAACTACGGCCCCTACCAGAACGCCGAGAAGCTCATCCCGCTGTTCATCACCAACCTGCTGCGCGGCAGGCCCGTGCCGCTGTACGGCGACGGGCGCAACGTGCGCGAGTGGCTGCACGTGGCCGACCACTGCACCGCGCTGCAACTGGTGCTCACCGACGGGGAGCCGGGCGAGGTCTACAACATCGGCAGCGGCGTCGAGGTCACCAACGTCTCGATCGCGCGGCGCCTGGTCGAACTGTGCGGCGCCGACCCGTCGCTGATCCAGCGGGTCGCCGACCGCAAGGGCCACGACCTGAGGTATTCGCTCGACTTCAGCAAGATCACGAAGCTCGGCTTCACTCCGGCGATCGAGTTCACCGCCGGTCTGGAGAGCACGGTGGAGTGGTACCGCGCCCATCCGGAGCGGTGGCCCGCGCCGGCCGGCTGA
- a CDS encoding cytochrome P450 produces MTRTPDAPVTLPSARKCPFDPPPEYAELRERCPVAPLELTVGPGEGAGWLVTRLSDVRSVLSDRRFSHRNELIGLPIPPPFPMTEYSPPPAAPGAFIKMDQPGHSRYRRLLTRRFTMRAVARLTPMISRLTGEHLDAMARSAGPVDLVTAFAEPLTVRVMCEMLGVPDAVREPLARHLAVMSRMHYTVEELITACTVIGETLQELVTAERAAPGTGLIGELVGEELTDEEIVNITWALLGGGFDTTANMLALGTFALLDHPDQLALLRARPELTDNAVEQLLRYLTISHLGASRAALADVELNGVRIKAGDTVVLALPAANRDPEHFEDPDRLDITASAQGHVAFGHGEHQCIGQNLARGTLRIALPMLFDRFPDLRPATPAGEVPLRSDMLHYGVHELLVARGEDTGD; encoded by the coding sequence ATGACCCGGACACCGGACGCACCGGTCACCCTGCCGTCGGCGAGGAAGTGCCCCTTCGACCCGCCCCCCGAGTACGCGGAGCTGCGCGAGCGGTGCCCGGTCGCTCCGCTGGAGCTGACCGTCGGCCCGGGTGAGGGGGCCGGGTGGCTGGTCACCCGGCTCTCCGACGTGCGGTCCGTACTGAGCGACCGGCGGTTCAGCCACCGCAACGAGCTGATCGGCCTGCCGATCCCGCCGCCGTTCCCGATGACCGAGTACAGCCCGCCGCCCGCCGCGCCGGGCGCCTTCATCAAGATGGACCAGCCCGGTCACTCCCGCTACCGGCGGCTGCTGACCCGTCGTTTCACCATGCGGGCGGTCGCCCGCCTCACCCCGATGATCAGCCGGCTGACCGGGGAGCACCTCGACGCGATGGCCAGGTCCGCCGGGCCGGTGGACCTGGTGACCGCCTTCGCGGAGCCCCTCACGGTCCGGGTGATGTGCGAGATGCTCGGCGTGCCCGACGCGGTACGCGAACCGCTCGCCCGGCACCTGGCCGTCATGTCCCGGATGCACTACACGGTCGAGGAGCTGATCACCGCCTGCACGGTCATCGGCGAGACCCTCCAGGAGCTGGTCACGGCCGAGCGCGCCGCACCCGGCACCGGCCTGATCGGTGAGCTCGTCGGTGAGGAGCTCACCGACGAGGAGATCGTGAACATCACCTGGGCCCTGCTCGGCGGCGGTTTCGACACGACGGCCAACATGCTGGCGCTCGGCACGTTCGCACTCCTGGACCATCCCGACCAGCTCGCGCTGCTGCGGGCCCGCCCGGAACTCACGGACAACGCGGTGGAGCAGCTGCTGCGCTACCTCACCATCTCCCACCTCGGGGCGAGCCGCGCCGCGCTGGCGGACGTCGAGCTGAACGGCGTCCGGATCAAGGCCGGCGACACCGTGGTCCTGGCACTGCCCGCCGCGAACCGGGACCCCGAGCACTTCGAGGACCCGGACCGGCTGGACATCACCGCCTCCGCCCAGGGCCATGTGGCCTTCGGGCACGGCGAGCACCAGTGCATCGGCCAGAACCTGGCGCGCGGCACGCTGCGCATCGCCCTGCCGATGCTGTTCGACCGCTTCCCCGACCTGCGGCCGGCCACGCCCGCCGGCGAGGTCCCGCTGCGCTCGGACATGCTCCACTACGGGGTGCACGAACTCCTGGTCGCCCGGGGCGAGGACACCGGCGACTGA
- a CDS encoding macrolide family glycosyltransferase, translated as MTDTSRGVPQGRPLHLAFLPYPAFGHMVPVLPVVAELVARGHRVTCFATEEFMDRVRATGAQARLYEPPLSSDPPPDVIDADECARAPLKLLDASTAVLPSIEACFADDLPDTVAYDTTLWLTGRLLAARWGRPSVQLSPTFISNEHFNLSEQHQEFAGQIDPAHPAIVAFTQRLKEIVAGSGLREEQQAELFYGHEEFTVAFVPREFQFAGATFDEHQVFVGPTTQAAPPDGGPAWQPPADGRPVVLVSLGTTVNNHPDFFRQCVEAFAGLPWHTVLALGKRVSPEELGPLPPHVEAHPWVPLAEVLPHTSVLLCQSGMGSILEALRAAVPMVVVPHHPEQHVNARRLTELGLARVVRREDASVETLRNAVLEVAGDTALRERVREMSRHVRSAGGAGAAADAIEQRLYARPLEEA; from the coding sequence GTGACCGACACGTCCCGCGGGGTCCCGCAGGGCCGGCCCCTGCACCTCGCCTTCCTGCCCTATCCGGCCTTCGGGCACATGGTGCCGGTGCTCCCGGTGGTCGCGGAACTCGTGGCACGCGGCCACCGGGTGACCTGTTTCGCGACCGAGGAGTTCATGGACCGAGTCCGGGCGACGGGCGCACAGGCGCGCCTGTACGAGCCGCCGCTGTCCTCGGACCCGCCGCCGGACGTCATCGACGCCGACGAGTGCGCGCGGGCCCCGCTGAAACTGCTCGACGCGAGCACCGCGGTGCTCCCGTCGATCGAGGCGTGCTTCGCGGACGACCTGCCCGACACCGTCGCCTACGACACGACCCTGTGGCTGACCGGGCGGCTGCTGGCCGCGCGCTGGGGACGGCCCAGCGTGCAGCTGTCCCCGACGTTCATCTCGAACGAGCACTTCAACCTCTCCGAGCAGCACCAGGAGTTCGCCGGGCAGATCGATCCGGCGCACCCGGCGATCGTCGCGTTCACGCAGCGGCTCAAGGAGATCGTGGCCGGCAGCGGGCTGCGCGAGGAGCAGCAGGCCGAACTGTTCTACGGGCACGAGGAGTTCACGGTCGCGTTCGTGCCGAGGGAGTTCCAGTTCGCCGGCGCCACCTTCGACGAGCACCAGGTGTTCGTCGGTCCGACGACGCAGGCGGCGCCGCCGGACGGCGGCCCGGCGTGGCAGCCCCCGGCAGACGGACGGCCGGTGGTGCTCGTCTCGCTCGGCACCACCGTGAACAACCACCCCGACTTCTTCCGCCAGTGCGTCGAGGCCTTCGCCGGTCTGCCGTGGCACACGGTGCTCGCACTCGGCAAGCGCGTCTCCCCCGAGGAGCTCGGTCCGCTGCCGCCGCACGTGGAGGCGCACCCCTGGGTTCCGCTGGCCGAGGTCCTGCCGCACACCTCGGTCCTGCTGTGCCAGTCGGGCATGGGCAGCATCCTGGAGGCGCTGCGGGCCGCGGTACCGATGGTCGTCGTGCCCCATCACCCGGAGCAGCACGTCAACGCGCGGCGGCTGACCGAGCTGGGCCTGGCCCGGGTGGTGCGACGCGAGGACGCGTCCGTGGAGACCCTGCGCAACGCGGTCCTGGAGGTCGCGGGCGACACCGCGCTGCGTGAGCGCGTCCGGGAGATGAGCCGGCACGTCCGGTCGGCCGGCGGCGCCGGGGCAGCGGCCGACGCGATCGAGCAGCGGCTCTACGCACGGCCCCTGGAGGAGGCATGA
- a CDS encoding macrolide family glycosyltransferase yields the protein MSGRHIAFFNYAAHGHVNPTLPVVAELVRRGNRVTYVVADQFADVVAATGAEVIRYESVVPKSWNTVAIPAKITGDDMAQAAVGHLKESFTPLHDVEKLLGDDRPDLMVYDAFGYPTGRLLARRWQLPSVMTATTFVVSETCNPYAALAAGMSPPDPGHPALAEYQDLLRSTLDAHGLGDVSNEEFTGAAEERTVVFVAPEFQPGTETFDERHVFVGPCIGDRALQGDWRRPEDGRPVALVALGSFGYENQAAFYRDALAALADLPWHIVMSLGGLVTADDLGPLPPNVEAAPWVPQLSVLSQASAFVSHAGMGSTMEALAFGVPPVVVPRTGEQDLVAARVAELGLGRAIAPDALDAQVLRGAVLDLSEDRETRGRVRALSESIAARRGPSLAADTIESRLAAS from the coding sequence ATGAGCGGCCGCCACATAGCCTTCTTCAACTACGCGGCACACGGCCATGTGAACCCCACGCTGCCGGTCGTCGCCGAACTGGTGCGCCGCGGCAACCGGGTGACGTACGTGGTCGCGGACCAGTTCGCGGACGTGGTCGCCGCGACCGGCGCCGAGGTGATCCGGTACGAGTCCGTCGTACCGAAGTCGTGGAACACGGTGGCCATCCCGGCGAAGATCACCGGGGACGACATGGCCCAGGCGGCGGTCGGGCACCTCAAGGAGTCGTTCACACCGCTCCACGACGTGGAGAAGCTGCTCGGTGACGACCGCCCGGACCTGATGGTCTACGACGCGTTCGGCTACCCCACCGGCCGGCTGCTGGCGCGCAGGTGGCAGCTGCCCTCGGTCATGACCGCGACCACGTTCGTGGTCAGCGAGACCTGCAACCCGTACGCCGCGCTCGCCGCGGGCATGTCCCCGCCCGACCCCGGCCACCCGGCCCTGGCCGAGTACCAGGACCTGCTGCGCTCCACGCTGGACGCCCACGGACTCGGTGACGTGTCGAACGAGGAGTTCACCGGTGCCGCCGAGGAGCGGACCGTCGTCTTCGTGGCGCCCGAGTTCCAGCCGGGAACCGAGACGTTCGACGAACGGCACGTCTTCGTCGGGCCGTGCATCGGGGACCGGGCCCTGCAGGGCGACTGGCGGCGTCCGGAGGACGGGCGCCCGGTGGCGCTCGTCGCCCTGGGCAGCTTCGGGTACGAGAACCAGGCGGCCTTCTACCGCGACGCGCTCGCCGCGCTGGCGGATCTGCCCTGGCACATCGTCATGTCGCTCGGCGGACTGGTCACCGCGGACGACCTCGGGCCGCTCCCGCCGAACGTCGAGGCCGCGCCCTGGGTGCCCCAGCTGTCGGTCCTCTCGCAGGCCTCGGCCTTCGTCTCGCACGCCGGGATGGGCAGCACCATGGAGGCGCTCGCCTTCGGTGTGCCGCCCGTCGTGGTGCCCCGCACCGGCGAGCAGGACCTGGTGGCCGCACGCGTCGCCGAACTGGGCCTGGGCCGGGCCATCGCGCCGGACGCACTCGACGCGCAGGTGCTGCGCGGCGCGGTCCTGGACCTCTCCGAGGACCGGGAGACCCGGGGACGGGTACGGGCGCTGTCCGAGAGCATCGCCGCCCGCCGGGGCCCCTCGCTCGCCGCCGACACCATCGAGTCCAGGCTGGCCGCGTCGTGA
- the rfbA gene encoding glucose-1-phosphate thymidylyltransferase RfbA codes for MKGIILAGGAGTRLHPVTLAVSKQLLPVYDKPMIYYPLSVLMLADIQDILIISTPEDQPLFQRLLGDGSELGLRLSYAVQQEPNGLPEAFIIGADFIGDDSIALILGDNIFYGPGMSDFLQDSRRDLDGCVLFGYHVSDPERYGVGEVDAHGRLIAIEEKPVRPRTDRAITGLYFFDNQALDIAKNLVPSARGELEITDVIRHYQREGKAKVIDLGRGFAWLDTGTHDSLIEAGQYVQVLERRQGVRIACLEEIALRRGFIDAEACHRRGARLPKSGYGEYVMDIARKDIESRRPEPVFTPWAEQRETVGLR; via the coding sequence ATGAAGGGCATCATCCTCGCCGGGGGCGCCGGAACGCGCCTGCACCCCGTGACCCTCGCCGTCTCCAAGCAACTGCTCCCCGTCTACGACAAGCCGATGATCTACTACCCGCTGTCCGTGCTCATGCTCGCGGACATCCAGGACATCCTCATCATCTCGACGCCCGAGGACCAGCCGCTGTTCCAGCGCCTCCTCGGTGACGGCTCCGAACTGGGCCTGCGGCTCAGCTACGCGGTGCAGCAGGAGCCCAACGGGCTGCCCGAGGCGTTCATCATCGGCGCCGACTTCATCGGCGACGACTCGATCGCGCTGATCCTCGGCGACAACATCTTCTACGGCCCCGGCATGTCCGACTTCCTCCAGGACAGCCGCCGCGATCTGGACGGCTGCGTCCTGTTCGGCTACCACGTGTCCGACCCGGAGCGCTACGGCGTGGGCGAGGTCGACGCACACGGCAGGCTCATCGCCATCGAGGAGAAGCCGGTCCGTCCGCGCACCGACCGCGCCATCACCGGGCTGTACTTCTTCGACAACCAGGCCCTGGACATCGCCAAGAACCTGGTGCCCTCTGCGCGCGGCGAGCTGGAGATCACCGACGTCATCCGGCACTACCAGCGCGAAGGCAAGGCGAAGGTGATCGATCTCGGCCGGGGCTTCGCCTGGCTGGACACCGGAACCCACGACTCGCTCATCGAAGCGGGCCAGTACGTCCAGGTACTGGAGCGCCGCCAGGGCGTGCGGATCGCCTGCCTGGAGGAGATCGCCCTGCGGCGCGGCTTCATCGACGCCGAGGCCTGCCACCGGCGCGGCGCACGGCTGCCCAAGTCCGGCTACGGCGAGTACGTCATGGACATCGCGCGCAAGGACATCGAGTCCCGGCGTCCGGAGCCGGTGTTCACCCCGTGGGCGGAACAGCGCGAGACGGTGGGCCTTCGATGA
- a CDS encoding macrolide family glycosyltransferase: MNGRPAQDGSQHRQTTTRRGHVGVCTFPAYAHIAPAVPLMTELVRRGHRVTCFVTERFAELARSSGAEAVVYPSRFPWADGPTGSAVENILAFFEEAIAPLETALARFDGDRPDVLAHDLAASEAARLLARAWDVPVLQLCPTIASGPGFSMSDRQSQEVTGPPQEPIDPHDPAIAEFVARKGRLFTEHRLDGSPLDGFGAEHGDNIVFLPKAFQPAAETFDDRFAFVGPCLADPSDDAAPDTGGWQPPDGCRVVLLSLGSSYTPDQAAFLRFCIQALADSPWHVVVTLGHRVTADELGPLPANVETHQWLRHPEVLRHAAAFITHAGMGSVMESVAHGVPMVLVPFHIDQRVIARQAADLDLGRVLLRESADPAALRTAVDEVVNGSRAAAAVAAMRRHVREAGGASRGADVVEGLMRRPERPRTHHAPPTEVTHP, encoded by the coding sequence GTGAACGGACGACCGGCTCAGGACGGATCCCAGCACCGGCAGACAACCACCCGGCGCGGCCACGTGGGTGTCTGCACCTTCCCCGCGTACGCGCACATCGCGCCCGCCGTGCCCCTGATGACCGAGCTGGTGAGACGCGGGCACCGGGTCACCTGCTTCGTCACGGAACGCTTCGCCGAACTGGCCCGGAGCAGTGGCGCGGAGGCCGTGGTCTACCCGTCGCGCTTCCCCTGGGCCGACGGGCCGACCGGCTCGGCGGTGGAGAACATCCTCGCCTTCTTCGAGGAGGCCATCGCCCCACTGGAGACGGCGCTGGCCCGCTTCGACGGCGACCGGCCCGATGTGCTCGCCCATGACCTCGCGGCCTCCGAGGCCGCCCGGCTGCTGGCCCGCGCCTGGGACGTCCCGGTGCTCCAGCTGTGCCCGACCATCGCCTCCGGCCCCGGCTTCTCGATGTCCGACCGCCAGAGTCAGGAGGTCACGGGGCCACCGCAGGAGCCGATCGACCCGCACGATCCGGCCATCGCCGAGTTCGTCGCGCGCAAGGGGCGGCTGTTCACCGAACACCGGCTGGACGGCTCCCCGCTCGACGGCTTCGGCGCGGAGCACGGCGACAACATCGTGTTCCTGCCCAAGGCGTTCCAGCCGGCCGCGGAGACCTTCGACGACCGGTTCGCGTTCGTCGGCCCCTGCCTGGCCGACCCGTCCGACGACGCCGCCCCGGACACCGGCGGCTGGCAGCCACCGGACGGGTGCCGGGTCGTGCTGCTGTCCCTGGGCAGCTCGTACACCCCCGACCAGGCCGCCTTCCTGCGTTTCTGTATCCAGGCGCTGGCCGACTCGCCGTGGCACGTCGTGGTGACCCTCGGCCACCGCGTCACCGCCGATGAGCTGGGTCCGCTGCCCGCGAACGTGGAGACCCACCAGTGGCTCCGGCACCCCGAAGTCCTCCGGCACGCCGCCGCGTTCATCACCCACGCGGGGATGGGCAGCGTCATGGAGTCGGTGGCCCACGGGGTCCCGATGGTGCTCGTGCCGTTCCACATCGACCAGCGGGTCATCGCCCGGCAGGCCGCCGACCTCGATCTGGGACGCGTCCTGCTGCGGGAGTCCGCCGATCCGGCCGCGCTGCGCACGGCGGTCGACGAGGTCGTCAACGGCTCCCGGGCAGCGGCGGCCGTGGCCGCCATGCGCCGGCACGTGCGCGAGGCGGGGGGCGCCTCCCGCGGAGCCGATGTCGTCGAGGGCCTGATGCGTCGCCCCGAACGTCCACGCACCCACCACGCGCCACCTACGGAAGTGACTCACCCATGA
- a CDS encoding beta-N-acetylhexosaminidase — protein MNTYASPPGRRLVRRAKGTVIAVVVVTAAMLTTTASAGSPPRVTGAVPLTQVVPQPAEVHTTTGVAFDLDSDDAVYTTAGSKDAGEAATFLTGLLRKPTGYALPVRKLAAGAKPSGIVLALGGDNTVTKPEGYQLEVTSKAVTIRADERAGLFNGVETLRQLLPVKVDRQQRTAGPWRVQGGVISDAPRYGYRGAMIDVARHHLPPSDVKGYIDAIARYKINYLHLHLIDDQGWRIEIKSWPELAKIGGSTGTGGMLGGYYTQEQYKDLVAYAWAQGVTVIPEIEGPSHMHSALASYAKLTCDGKPLEPYTDWVNSPDGKLCLDNPTTFEFLDEVIGEIAALTPGPYIHIGGDEAHERPQAEMDAYIEKVAKLVEKHGKKVFGWQEAAGSLDPSKSMTEFWAAGINDDQMLAAAKGGGKFVMAPASNAYLDMKYNDALPEYPVGNSWAGTSTVEDSYDWKPETQLAGLPESSITGVEAPLWTETVFGINQLENLAFPRLLSIAEIGWAKASAHNWDNFKVRLAAQGPRLREARVNYYLAPDVPWPLGS, from the coding sequence ATGAACACATACGCAAGTCCACCCGGGCGCCGCCTCGTACGCCGTGCGAAGGGGACGGTCATCGCGGTCGTGGTGGTGACGGCGGCCATGCTGACCACGACCGCGTCTGCAGGCAGCCCGCCCAGGGTGACCGGCGCCGTACCGCTCACCCAGGTCGTCCCGCAGCCCGCCGAGGTCCACACGACCACCGGTGTCGCCTTCGACCTGGATTCGGACGACGCGGTCTACACGACCGCCGGCTCCAAGGACGCGGGCGAGGCCGCCACGTTCCTCACCGGACTGCTGCGCAAGCCCACCGGCTACGCACTTCCGGTGCGCAAGCTGGCAGCCGGGGCCAAGCCGTCGGGCATCGTGCTCGCCCTCGGCGGCGACAACACGGTGACGAAGCCCGAGGGCTACCAGCTGGAGGTGACGTCCAAGGCCGTCACGATCCGGGCCGACGAGCGGGCGGGGCTGTTCAACGGTGTGGAGACACTGCGCCAGCTGCTTCCGGTCAAGGTCGACCGGCAGCAGCGGACGGCCGGTCCCTGGCGGGTCCAGGGCGGTGTCATCTCCGACGCGCCGCGCTACGGGTACCGGGGCGCGATGATCGATGTGGCACGGCACCACCTTCCGCCCTCGGACGTGAAGGGGTACATCGATGCCATCGCCCGGTACAAGATCAACTATCTGCATCTGCACCTGATCGACGACCAGGGCTGGCGCATCGAGATCAAGTCCTGGCCGGAACTCGCCAAGATCGGTGGCAGCACCGGCACCGGCGGGATGCTCGGCGGCTACTACACGCAGGAGCAGTACAAGGACCTCGTCGCCTACGCCTGGGCGCAGGGTGTCACGGTGATCCCGGAGATCGAGGGCCCCAGCCACATGCACTCGGCGCTCGCCTCGTACGCGAAGCTGACCTGTGACGGCAAGCCGCTGGAGCCGTACACCGACTGGGTGAACAGCCCCGACGGCAAGCTGTGCCTCGACAACCCGACCACGTTCGAGTTCCTCGACGAGGTGATAGGCGAGATCGCGGCGCTCACCCCCGGTCCGTACATCCACATCGGCGGCGACGAGGCGCACGAGCGGCCGCAGGCCGAGATGGACGCCTACATCGAGAAGGTCGCCAAGCTGGTCGAGAAGCACGGCAAGAAGGTGTTCGGCTGGCAGGAGGCGGCCGGCTCGCTCGACCCGTCGAAGTCGATGACCGAGTTCTGGGCCGCCGGCATCAACGACGACCAGATGCTCGCCGCGGCCAAGGGCGGCGGCAAGTTCGTGATGGCGCCCGCGAGCAACGCCTACCTCGACATGAAGTACAACGACGCCCTGCCCGAGTACCCCGTAGGCAACTCCTGGGCGGGCACGTCCACGGTGGAGGACTCCTACGACTGGAAGCCGGAGACGCAGCTCGCCGGCCTTCCGGAGTCCTCGATCACCGGTGTCGAGGCGCCGCTGTGGACGGAGACGGTGTTCGGCATCAACCAGCTGGAGAACCTCGCGTTCCCCAGGCTCCTGTCGATCGCCGAGATCGGCTGGGCGAAGGCGTCCGCGCACAACTGGGACAACTTCAAGGTACGGCTGGCGGCCCAGGGGCCGCGGCTGCGTGAGGCACGTGTGAACTACTACCTCGCGCCCGACGTGCCGTGGCCGCTCGGCAGCTGA
- a CDS encoding FkbM family methyltransferase, translating into MTELVELGDGLQVYTQSVLETRYIYDEIFQQGCYSGLELPDSPLVFDVGGNIGMFVLFIKDKYPGAEVISFEPMPDSIELFGKNMELHGLDDVTLHRTALGSKPESGVTFSFFPMLPANSTRYPEIKEQPKAQMAQLSDRALADQMYFAQEVTVDVERLAAYLPEDRDIDLLKVDVEGAEADVLLGIDAAQWPRIRQAVVEVADLDDQLERVCGILRSNGFEVTPQQAPLTDAEDQYYMVHAVRP; encoded by the coding sequence GTGACGGAGCTTGTCGAACTGGGCGACGGCTTGCAGGTGTACACGCAGAGCGTCCTCGAAACGCGGTACATCTACGACGAGATATTCCAGCAGGGCTGCTACAGCGGACTCGAACTCCCCGACAGCCCGCTCGTTTTCGACGTCGGCGGGAACATCGGCATGTTCGTCCTGTTCATCAAGGACAAGTACCCGGGCGCGGAGGTGATCTCCTTCGAACCGATGCCGGACTCCATCGAGCTCTTCGGCAAGAACATGGAACTGCACGGTCTCGACGACGTGACCCTGCACCGCACGGCTCTCGGCAGCAAGCCGGAGTCGGGCGTCACCTTCTCGTTCTTCCCCATGCTCCCCGCGAACTCCACCAGGTATCCGGAGATCAAGGAGCAGCCGAAGGCGCAGATGGCCCAGCTGTCCGACCGGGCCCTGGCCGACCAGATGTACTTCGCGCAAGAGGTCACCGTCGACGTCGAGCGCCTCGCGGCCTACCTGCCCGAGGACCGGGACATCGACCTGCTGAAGGTCGACGTGGAGGGCGCAGAGGCCGATGTGCTGCTCGGTATCGACGCGGCCCAGTGGCCGCGCATCCGGCAGGCCGTCGTCGAGGTCGCGGACCTCGACGATCAGCTGGAGCGGGTCTGCGGCATCCTGCGCTCCAACGGCTTCGAGGTCACCCCCCAGCAGGCCCCGCTCACCGACGCGGAGGACCAGTACTACATGGTGCACGCCGTTCGCCCCTGA
- a CDS encoding DegT/DnrJ/EryC1/StrS family aminotransferase, producing MHAATGVQEEIDAAVLRVSQSGRYILGRELEAFEAAFAAYCENAYCVATGSGLAALELALRALGVGPGDEVIVPAHTFVGTWLAVSSTGARPVPVEPGEGSFLIDTDLLEAAVTPRTRAVLPVHLYGHPEDMDAVRDFADRHGLAVLEDAAQAHGARRNGRRVGSGHAVAFSFYPGKNLGALGDGGAIVTDDAELAGRLRLLRNYGSREKYVHEVKGGNSRLDEIQSAVLATKLPYLDDWNERRRAVARRYTEAFVGLPGLATPDTAPGTEHVWHQYVLRTPFRDPLCRRLEESGVGTLIHYPVAIHRTPAYAGQGLEPAVGLPRTERLADEVLSLPIGPHLPDNAVDLVIDAVQTAVLDLSDSGH from the coding sequence ATGCACGCGGCCACCGGTGTCCAGGAGGAGATCGACGCGGCCGTGCTGCGGGTGTCCCAGTCCGGCCGCTACATCCTGGGCCGCGAGCTGGAGGCGTTCGAAGCGGCGTTCGCCGCGTACTGCGAGAACGCGTACTGCGTCGCGACGGGCAGTGGCCTGGCCGCCCTGGAGCTGGCGCTCAGAGCCCTCGGGGTGGGTCCGGGAGACGAGGTGATCGTGCCCGCGCACACCTTCGTCGGCACCTGGCTCGCCGTCTCGTCGACCGGCGCCCGGCCGGTCCCCGTGGAGCCGGGCGAGGGGTCGTTCCTGATCGACACGGACCTGCTGGAGGCGGCCGTCACCCCGCGCACCCGCGCGGTGCTGCCGGTCCACCTGTACGGGCACCCCGAGGACATGGACGCGGTACGGGACTTCGCCGACCGGCACGGCCTCGCCGTGCTGGAGGACGCCGCCCAGGCGCACGGTGCCCGCAGGAACGGCCGGCGCGTGGGCAGCGGGCACGCCGTGGCCTTCAGCTTCTACCCGGGCAAGAACCTGGGCGCGCTGGGCGACGGCGGCGCCATCGTCACCGACGACGCGGAGCTGGCCGGCCGGCTGCGGCTGCTGCGCAACTACGGCTCCCGCGAGAAGTACGTGCACGAGGTGAAGGGGGGCAACTCCCGGCTGGACGAGATCCAGTCCGCCGTGCTCGCCACGAAGCTGCCGTACCTGGACGACTGGAACGAACGGCGCCGCGCGGTCGCCCGCCGCTACACGGAGGCGTTCGTCGGCCTGCCCGGCCTCGCCACCCCGGACACGGCGCCCGGGACCGAGCACGTCTGGCACCAGTACGTACTGCGCACCCCGTTCCGCGATCCCCTGTGCCGGCGGCTGGAGGAGTCGGGCGTGGGAACGCTGATCCACTACCCGGTGGCCATCCACCGCACGCCCGCCTACGCGGGCCAGGGCCTCGAACCGGCCGTCGGCCTGCCGAGGACGGAGCGGCTGGCCGACGAGGTGCTGAGCCTGCCCATCGGCCCTCATCTGCCCGACAACGCGGTCGACCTGGTGATCGACGCCGTGCAGACCGCGGTCCTGGACCTCTCCGACTCGGGTCACTGA